A stretch of the Desulfobacter sp. genome encodes the following:
- a CDS encoding adenylyl-sulfate reductase subunit alpha, translated as MALPNKPVGELKATREPEVDKRDVDVLIIGGGMAACGTAFEIKKWASDDTKILLCDKAALERSGAVAQGLSAINTYIGENKIEDYVRMVRNDLMGIVREDLIYDLGRHVDDSVDLFEEWGLPIWKKTEDNKNLDGKKGQKLGTLKEGATPVRTGKWQIMINGESYKRIVAEAGKKALGEENILERCFIVEILNDKDDPKRVAGAVGFSVRENKVYIINAKVIMCACGGAVNIYQPRSVGEGKGRAWYPVWNAGSTYTMALRAGAELSMMENRFTPARFKDGYGPVGAWFLLFKAQTQNGLGENYAASDEAKAELEKYAPYGTAAVTPTCLRNHLMMKEYKEGRGPIIMKTSDALKKLGETMSKKELKHLESEAWEDFLDMSVGQAGLWCATNTEPEKKDSEIMPTEPYLLGSHSGCCGIWCSGPEEDWVPDSYKWGYNRMTTARGLFTAGDGVGCSGHKFSSGSHAEGRIIAKSMLQYLAAEGDKVVGFAETDQELIDMVYKPVFNYLDNCDYTTATDVNPKYCKPAGMAMRLMKMTNEYGAGTATYYMTNGKSLEILMDLFEMFREDLELIAAGDLHELMRAWEIIHRLYTVQAHTRHIQFREESRYPGFYYRGDFMGQNDEEWFCFVNSSYDKKTNEWTLKKEPYVKIIAD; from the coding sequence ATGGCATTACCTAACAAACCTGTTGGAGAGCTTAAAGCTACAAGAGAGCCAGAGGTTGATAAAAGAGACGTTGACGTTCTGATCATTGGTGGCGGTATGGCTGCCTGCGGAACCGCATTTGAAATTAAAAAATGGGCTTCCGATGATACAAAGATCCTTCTTTGTGACAAAGCTGCTCTTGAAAGATCCGGCGCTGTAGCCCAGGGTCTGTCTGCGATCAACACTTACATTGGTGAGAACAAGATCGAAGATTACGTCCGCATGGTCCGTAATGACCTTATGGGTATTGTTCGTGAAGACTTGATCTATGACCTGGGTCGTCACGTTGATGATTCCGTAGATCTGTTCGAAGAATGGGGACTTCCCATCTGGAAAAAAACCGAAGACAACAAAAACCTCGACGGTAAAAAAGGCCAGAAACTGGGTACCCTCAAAGAAGGCGCTACTCCCGTACGTACTGGTAAATGGCAGATCATGATCAACGGCGAATCTTACAAAAGAATTGTTGCTGAAGCCGGTAAAAAAGCCCTTGGCGAAGAAAACATTCTTGAAAGATGCTTTATTGTTGAAATCCTCAACGACAAAGACGATCCCAAAAGAGTTGCCGGCGCCGTTGGTTTCTCCGTACGTGAAAACAAAGTTTACATCATCAATGCCAAGGTTATCATGTGTGCCTGCGGTGGCGCGGTAAATATCTATCAGCCCCGTTCCGTTGGTGAGGGAAAAGGTCGTGCCTGGTATCCTGTATGGAATGCTGGTTCCACTTACACCATGGCTTTGAGAGCCGGTGCTGAACTTTCCATGATGGAAAACCGTTTCACCCCTGCCCGTTTTAAAGATGGTTACGGCCCTGTTGGCGCTTGGTTCCTTCTTTTCAAAGCCCAGACCCAGAACGGTCTTGGTGAGAACTATGCTGCTTCCGACGAAGCCAAAGCAGAGCTTGAAAAATATGCTCCTTACGGAACTGCTGCTGTTACTCCGACTTGCCTGAGAAACCATCTCATGATGAAAGAGTATAAAGAAGGCCGCGGTCCCATCATCATGAAAACTTCCGACGCCCTGAAAAAATTGGGCGAAACAATGAGCAAGAAAGAACTCAAACATCTTGAGTCTGAAGCTTGGGAAGATTTCCTTGACATGTCTGTTGGTCAGGCAGGCCTCTGGTGCGCAACCAATACTGAGCCTGAGAAAAAAGACTCTGAGATTATGCCCACCGAACCGTACCTGCTGGGTTCTCACTCAGGTTGCTGCGGTATCTGGTGCTCCGGTCCCGAAGAAGACTGGGTACCTGACAGCTACAAATGGGGTTACAACAGAATGACTACTGCCCGCGGTCTTTTCACTGCTGGCGATGGTGTTGGTTGCTCCGGTCATAAATTCTCCTCAGGATCCCATGCTGAAGGCCGTATCATTGCCAAGTCCATGCTCCAGTATCTGGCAGCTGAAGGTGACAAGGTTGTGGGTTTTGCAGAGACTGATCAGGAATTGATCGACATGGTTTACAAACCGGTTTTCAACTACCTTGACAACTGTGACTACACCACTGCCACAGATGTTAACCCGAAATACTGCAAACCTGCCGGCATGGCAATGCGCCTGATGAAGATGACCAATGAGTATGGTGCTGGTACTGCAACTTACTACATGACCAATGGCAAATCCCTTGAAATCCTCATGGACCTGTTTGAAATGTTCCGTGAAGACCTTGAGCTGATTGCTGCTGGTGACTTGCATGAACTGATGAGAGCATGGGAAATTATCCATCGTCTCTACACTGTTCAGGCTCATACCCGTCACATCCAGTTCCGTGAAGAATCCAGATATCCTGGTTTCTACTACAGAGGTGACTTCATGGGTCAGAATGACGAAGAATGGTTCTGCTTTGTTAACTCTTCTTATGACAAGAAGACCAACGAGTGGACTCTGAAAAAAGAACCCTACGTGAAAATCATCGCCGACTAG
- the aprB gene encoding adenylyl-sulfate reductase subunit beta, which translates to MPSFVITEKCDGCKGGDKTACMYICPNDLMVLDPNEMKAYNQEPDQCWECYSCVKICPSQAIECRGYSDFVPMGGSTVPMMGTEDIMWTCKFRNGVVKRFKFPIRTTAEGEANSYDDLKGKDLNSGLLSTQEADGFELKTPSELV; encoded by the coding sequence ATGCCATCTTTTGTAATCACAGAAAAATGTGACGGCTGCAAAGGCGGGGACAAAACAGCATGTATGTACATCTGCCCCAATGACCTGATGGTTCTTGATCCCAACGAAATGAAAGCATACAACCAGGAACCGGATCAGTGCTGGGAATGCTATTCCTGCGTTAAAATCTGTCCTTCCCAGGCTATCGAATGCAGAGGTTACTCTGACTTCGTACCCATGGGAGGTTCTACTGTTCCCATGATGGGTACCGAAGACATCATGTGGACCTGTAAGTTCAGAAACGGTGTTGTAAAACGCTTCAAATTCCCCATCAGAACAACTGCTGAAGGCGAAGCAAATTCCTATGACGATCTTAAGGGCAAAGACCTGAATTCCGGTCTTCTTTCTACCCAGGAAGCTGATGGTTTTGAACTGAAAACTCCCAGTGAGTTGGTATAA